The following are from one region of the Channa argus isolate prfri chromosome 6, Channa argus male v1.0, whole genome shotgun sequence genome:
- the LOC137129349 gene encoding gap junction delta-2 protein gives MGEWTILERLLEAAVQQHSTMIGRILLTVVVIFRILIVAIVGETVYEDEQTMFICNTLQPGCNQACYDKAFPISHIRYWVFQIILVCTPSLCFITYSVHQSAKQRDRRYSFLYPIMERDYGGRDGARKLRNINGILVQHGGDGGGGKEEPDCLEVKEIPNAPRGLTHGKSSKVRRQEGISRFYIIQVVFRNALEIGFLAGQYFLYGFSVPGIFECDRYPCLKEVECYVSRPTEKTVFLVFMFAVSGICVVLNLAELNHLGWRKIKAAIRGVQARRKSICEIRKKDMAHLSQPPNLGRTQSSESAYV, from the coding sequence GATCCTGCTGACAGTGGTGGTCATCTTCCGTATCCTGATCGTGGCCATTGTTGGAGAGACGGTGTACGAAGACGAGCAGACCATGTTCATCTGTAACACTCTGCAGCCAGGCTGTAACCAGGCCTGTTACGACAAAGCCTTTCCCATTTCTCACATTCGATACTGGGTCTTCCAGATCATTCTGGTGTGCACACCCAGCCTTTGTTTCATCACCTACTCTGTCCATCAGTCAGCCAAGCAGAGAGATCGACGCTACTCTTTTCTCTATCCCATAATGGAGAGGGACTACGGGGGAAGGGATGGAGCCCGAAAGCTCCGCAACATTAATGGAATTCTAGTTCAGCATGGAGGcgatggaggaggagggaaagaagAACCTGACTGCCTGGAGGTGAAGGAGATCCCTAACGCACCACGGGGCCTCACCCATGGGAAGAGCTCCAAGGTTCGCCGGCAAGAAGGAATCTCCCGCTTTTACATCATTCAGGTGGTGTTCCGAAATGCACTGGAGATTGGCTTCTTGGCGGGCCAATACTTCCTTTATGGTTTCAGTGTGCCTGGGATTTTTGAGTGTGATCGCTACCCATGTCTAAAGGAGGTGGAGTGCTACGTGTCCCGGCCTACGGAAAAAACGGTTTTCCTGGTCTTCATGTTTGCGGTTAGCGGGATCTGCGTGGTTCTCAACTTGGCTGAGCTCAACCATCTGGGATGGCGCAAGATCAAGGCCGCCATCAGGGGTGTCCAGGCCCGCAGGAAGTCTATCTGTGAGATCCGGAAGAAGGACATGGCCCATTTGTCCCAGCCACCCAACCTGGGACGCACACAGTCCAGCGAATCAGCCTATGTCTGA
- the dmac2 gene encoding distal membrane-arm assembly complex protein 2, with protein sequence MSAPLMSLHRCFQRSAFCLVGRRMWSSSSVSPPPLHTRMLLFLTQRFYDIEMLLRWRSHMKRRSIQKKNAYYGYTKSFYGPDIAAAYYILSLKGGFRYTGQSDWFRADQRGKFSWDFLNHKDTSLEEVDMSYTVINYTGLENFYGQQSLKTLLLRGCPEVDDWFLARLHMFQDSLEELDISHCPRITTGGLAALRNLKGLQRLDISYLPGISSPGLVIILLEEMLPHCQITASGYDHNLRQQGEEEK encoded by the exons ATGTCGGCTCCCTTAATG TCTCTACACAGATGTTTCCAGAGATCGGCTTTCTGCCTTGTTGGCCGGCGAATGTGGAGCTCCAGCTCAgtttctccacctcctctgcACACAAGGATGCTCCTTTTCCTCACCCAGCGTTTCTATGATATAGAGATGCTCTTGAGGTGGCGGTCACATATGAAGAGGAGGTCAATTCAAAAGAAGAATGC TTACTATGGCTACACTAAGAGCTTTTATGGGCCAGACATAGCAGCAGCCTACTATATCTTGAGTCTGAAGGGAGGATTTAG ATACACTGGACAGTCAGACTGGTTTCGTGCAGACCAGAGGGGCAAGTTCAGCTGGgactttttaaatcacaaagaCACGTCCCTAGAGGAAGTAGACATGAGCTACACTGTTATCAACTACACAGGACTGGAGAACTTCT ACGGGCAGCAATCTTTGAAGACTCTGTTATTACGTGGCTGTCCTGAAGTGGACGATTGGTTTTTGGCCAGGCTCCATATGTTTCAGGACTCTCTGGAGGAACTGGATATTTCTCACTGTCCACGCATCACTACAGGTGGCCTGGCTGCACTGAGGAATCtcaa GGGACTACAACGTCTGGACATATCATACCTCCCTGGGATATCCAGTCCTGGGTTGGTCATTATCCTGTTGGAGGAAATGCTACCACACTGCCAGATCACTGCTTCTGGCTATGACCACAACCTGAGGCAGcagggagaagaggagaagtAG